Proteins encoded by one window of Lathyrus oleraceus cultivar Zhongwan6 chromosome 1, CAAS_Psat_ZW6_1.0, whole genome shotgun sequence:
- the LOC127104810 gene encoding uncharacterized protein LOC127104810, translating to MSQYQDTSASKNTKSTPKFSVPPMGVPDDEILDVVSLSVIPAADIDLNQPISIDASASTCSNQGNPSSIPSGSTPVTKNKEGTHYTNCVIIDIVTRILNEGHSTKGVSTPLAQMYPPLEVEQPSGKGDDSSSSGKGLAAEGLRSLGQTVSDKGKFVASNTANASHSEKHDDANVVIDLEDGSSDDQEESLIHHIKPSVAKCMKTHKGKSVAELMSARKAKKTAGIGPSKPWSKVEIKKRKKTTIRKSPVKVPVVHLDNIFFHLEDGAAKWKLVIQRRVAVERELGKDVADVKEVMDLIQAVGLLKTVARFSECYEGLVKEFIINIPEDISDKNSKEFCKVYVRGRNDEGAGELEVIDNQVCREITTKQVKDWPFKKHLPAGKLTIKYAILHKIGAANWIPTNHISTIANTLGRFIFVVGTKVKFDYGRYMFDQIIKHATTNAVKLPIAFPSMICGIILNQHPVSKVGAIAELKETCKEVGEEIRVATARKQSLEALIESLEQVEGENVEHANVSHEEEAEAHTSSKRSANNDDASGNSASSAAEEAANSSSIE from the exons ATGTCACAATATCAAGATACATCTGCTTCTAAAAATACTAAGTCTACTCCAAAATTTAGTGTTCCTCCCATGGGCGTCCCTGATGATGAGATTCTGGATGTTGTTTCTCTCTCTGTTATTCCCGCCGCAGACATTGATTTGAACCAACCCATCTCCATTGATGCCTCCGCTTCTACATGTTCCAATCAAGGTAATCCCTCTAGTATTCCGTCTGGTTCAACTCCTGTCACTAAGAATAAGGAAGGAACACATTATACTAATTGTGTTATAATAGACATAGTTACTAGAATTCTTAATGAAGGCCACTCTACGAAAGGGGTTTCTACTCCCCTTGCTCAAATGTATCCCCCTCTTGAGGTTGAACAACCTAGTGGTAAGGGTGATGATTCCTCCAGTTCTGGAAAGGGCTTGGCTGCTGAAGGTTTGCGCTCTCTAGGGCAAACCGTGTCTGACAAAGGGAAATTTGTGGCCTCTAACACGGCTAATGCTTCCCACTCTGAGAAGCATGATGATGCAAATGTTGTGATTGATCTAGAGGATGGTAGCTCTGATGATCAAGAGGAAAGCTTGATTCATCACATAAAGCCAAGTGTGGCTAAATGCATGAAGACTCACAAAGGAAAATCTGTGGCTGAACTTATGTCAGCTAGAAAAGCTAAGAAGACTGCTGGCATTGGTCCCTCCAAACCATGGAGCAAGGTTGAAATaaagaagaggaag AAAACTACTATTAGGAAGTCTCCTGTTAAAGTACCTGTTGTTCATTTGGATAACATCTTCTTCCATCTTGAGGATGGAGCTGCCAAGTGGAAACTTGTGATTCAGAGAAGGGTAGCTGTGGAAAGGGAATTGGGAAAAGATGTTGCTGATgtcaaggaggtcatggacctgatacAAGCTGTTGGGCTTTTGAAGACTGTTGCTAGGTTCTCTGAATGCTATGAAGGTTTAGTCAAGGAATTTATTATTAATATTCCTGAGGATATTTCTGATAAGAACAGCAAGGAGTTCTGCAAGGTGTATGTGAGGG GCAGAAATGATGAGGGTGCAGGAGAATTAGAGGTTATAGACAATCAGGTCTGTAGGGAGATTACAACTAAGCAGGTGAAAGATTGGCCTTttaaaaagcatcttcctgctgGGAAGTTGACTATCAAGTATGCTATTCTGCATAAAATAGGAGCTGCTAACTGGATCCCTACCAACCATATCTCCACCATTGCTAATACTCTTGGGAGGTTTATTTTTGTTGTTGGGACAAAAGTGAAATTTGACTATGGTAGATATATGTTTGATCAAATCATCAAGCATGCAACTACTAATGCAGTTAAGCTGCCAATTGCTTTTCCCTCTATGATCTGTGGAATTATCTTGAATCAACATCCTG TCTCAAAAGTTGGAGCAATTGCTGAGCTTAAGGAGACATGCAAAGAGGTAGGTGAAGAGATTAGGGTAGCCACAGCTAGAAAACAATCTTTGGAAGCCTTGATTGAAAGCTTGGAGCAGGTTGAGGGTGAAAATGTTGAACATGCTAATGTCAGCCATGAAGAAGAAgctgaagcccacacctctagtaAGAGGTCTGCTAACAATGATGATGCGAGTGGCAATTCTGCTTCTAGTGCTGCTGAAGAGGCTGCAAACTCAAGCTCTATTGAGTAG